Proteins encoded by one window of Salicibibacter halophilus:
- a CDS encoding TetR/AcrR family transcriptional regulator has protein sequence MAANTREKIIQAALASFATRGYEGTTLSQISDLVGIQKPSLYNHFSGKAELFLTVAEKVLHEMLDVMGGSWEKHKDEDVGKRLYLVLAESTSFIIQEHEGMIYRRLLLFPPLDLKEDLQALVQNGDQTIDYLLEIIYDKAKHEGAITDLHFSVFKASFYCLMDGLFTESIVYEEKEFRERFEGAWQVFWRGISAG, from the coding sequence ATGGCAGCGAATACGAGGGAGAAAATTATCCAGGCGGCACTTGCTTCATTTGCCACCCGTGGATATGAAGGCACAACGCTTTCCCAAATTTCAGATTTGGTCGGGATTCAAAAACCGTCCCTGTACAATCATTTTTCCGGAAAAGCTGAACTTTTTTTAACAGTCGCCGAAAAAGTCTTGCATGAAATGCTGGACGTCATGGGAGGCAGTTGGGAAAAGCACAAAGATGAAGATGTTGGCAAACGGTTATACCTAGTCTTAGCGGAGAGCACATCCTTTATTATTCAGGAGCACGAAGGCATGATTTATAGGCGCTTATTGCTATTTCCGCCATTAGATCTTAAAGAGGATTTACAAGCGTTGGTTCAAAATGGGGATCAAACGATTGATTACCTTTTAGAAATCATATATGACAAAGCGAAACATGAAGGGGCTATCACTGACTTGCATTTCTCCGTGTTCAAAGCATCTTTTTATTGTTTAATGGACGGTTTATTTACAGAAAGCATTGTTTATGAGGAAAAAGAGTTTCGCGAGCGTTTTGAAGGAGCATGGCAGGTTTTTTGGCGTGGAATATCTGCTGGATGA
- a CDS encoding SDR family NAD(P)-dependent oxidoreductase: MQVKTVLITGASNGIGREYAYYLAEKRYNVILVSRSKNKLDQLAADLQKRYNVDATVIVQDLSEEWSAMDIYEKVTEKNLPVDMLINNAGFGTTGTFLGSSETDTHKQVMLNVNAVVNMTQKFLPDMERKGSGAIINIASTSSFLPIPYMSVYAATKSFVLSFSESLHKEYRKKGIRILAVCPGTTQTDFFDSAPDTIKAGGMRTTRQVVHTSYKALNKGKNYVVDGKLNYLISLSPRIFSRRSMLRITAAMMRRNMSRSNTE, from the coding sequence TTGCAGGTAAAGACAGTGCTAATCACGGGAGCGTCAAATGGGATCGGCAGGGAGTATGCCTATTATCTCGCGGAAAAAAGGTATAATGTGATCCTGGTCTCCCGTTCAAAAAACAAGTTAGACCAGTTAGCGGCAGATCTTCAAAAACGCTATAACGTAGATGCTACCGTAATCGTCCAAGATTTGAGCGAAGAATGGTCTGCCATGGATATATATGAAAAAGTAACGGAAAAAAACCTTCCCGTCGATATGTTGATCAATAACGCTGGTTTTGGTACAACAGGTACCTTTTTGGGCAGTTCCGAAACGGATACCCATAAACAAGTCATGCTCAATGTGAATGCGGTCGTGAACATGACCCAAAAGTTTCTTCCGGATATGGAAAGGAAGGGCTCGGGAGCAATCATCAATATCGCGTCAACATCTTCCTTTTTGCCTATCCCCTATATGAGTGTTTATGCAGCGACGAAATCCTTCGTGTTATCTTTTTCCGAAAGTTTACATAAAGAGTATAGGAAAAAAGGGATACGAATCTTGGCCGTTTGCCCCGGTACCACTCAAACCGATTTTTTTGATTCAGCCCCCGATACGATTAAAGCAGGCGGGATGCGAACGACCCGGCAAGTGGTCCATACCAGCTATAAGGCACTGAACAAAGGAAAAAATTATGTCGTAGACGGGAAGCTCAATTATCTTATTTCATTATCACCTAGAATTTTCTCCCGAAGATCCATGTTAAGAATTACGGCAGCCATGATGAGAAGAAATATGTCGCGGTCTAATACCGAATAG
- a CDS encoding HU family DNA-binding protein encodes MNKSDLVKVVADKSDLTKKQAEIAVNATFDAITENLQTGERVQLIGFGQFETRKREARKVRNPRTGEEIQVAASHAPAFKPGKRLKEAVNV; translated from the coding sequence ATGAACAAATCAGATTTGGTAAAAGTCGTTGCCGATAAAAGCGACCTTACAAAAAAACAGGCGGAAATCGCGGTAAACGCCACGTTTGATGCCATCACGGAAAATTTGCAAACGGGTGAACGTGTTCAACTGATTGGCTTTGGACAGTTTGAAACGAGAAAGCGCGAGGCGAGAAAAGTACGCAACCCGCGGACGGGCGAAGAAATTCAAGTCGCCGCAAGCCACGCACCCGCGTTTAAACCGGGCAAACGATTAAAAGAAGCCGTGAATGTATAG
- a CDS encoding EamA family transporter, with product MKMFVFLRIEGEKMSKAKAYLCALSGAAAWGLIGIFVAPLYARGFTAWDVVAIRAVLSFVFLFLLMLLFFRPQLRTYFRDHLFFAGAGILSMAFFNYFYFEVFAQSSLSLAVTLLYTGPLFVTLLSRLFFKEPFTPRKMFALFLAIIGCAFVVGLLPFGEAQVPLQVLVMGILSGFCYALYSIFGKAVSHRYSAFTITTYTFFYAGIFMVITSDVWGKLDAFVYPDVWISALLLAIVSTVLGYLLYTTGLKHIEASKASILATVEPIVAVITGVLFLGDYLLFWQVLGIVLVLYSAILVTQNSHKIRKRKAGVQQ from the coding sequence ATGAAGATGTTCGTATTTCTAAGAATCGAGGGAGAAAAGATGTCCAAGGCAAAGGCATACCTTTGTGCACTGTCGGGAGCTGCCGCGTGGGGACTGATCGGTATTTTTGTTGCCCCTCTGTATGCGCGCGGGTTTACGGCTTGGGATGTAGTTGCGATTCGTGCAGTCCTTTCCTTTGTTTTTCTTTTTTTATTGATGCTTCTTTTTTTTCGGCCGCAATTGCGTACATATTTTCGTGATCACTTGTTCTTCGCCGGGGCCGGGATTTTGAGCATGGCTTTTTTTAATTACTTTTATTTTGAAGTGTTTGCGCAATCGTCCTTGTCACTTGCAGTTACGTTGTTGTATACAGGACCGTTGTTTGTCACGTTGTTGTCCCGTCTTTTTTTCAAAGAGCCGTTTACTCCCCGGAAAATGTTTGCTTTATTTTTGGCGATTATCGGCTGCGCCTTCGTCGTCGGACTGCTGCCGTTCGGAGAAGCGCAAGTGCCGCTTCAAGTGCTCGTTATGGGGATTTTATCCGGCTTTTGTTACGCGCTTTACAGTATTTTCGGGAAAGCGGTTAGCCATCGGTATTCAGCATTCACAATTACGACGTATACTTTTTTTTACGCCGGAATTTTCATGGTGATAACGAGCGATGTGTGGGGGAAATTAGATGCGTTCGTTTATCCGGATGTTTGGATTTCCGCACTTTTACTTGCAATCGTATCGACGGTTCTAGGCTATTTGCTTTATACGACGGGGTTAAAACATATCGAGGCAAGCAAGGCATCCATCTTGGCGACTGTTGAACCGATTGTGGCAGTCATCACCGGTGTTCTTTTCCTGGGGGATTATCTCTTGTTCTGGCAAGTGCTCGGCATCGTGTTAGTGTTGTATTCTGCTATACTTGTAACCCAAAACTCCCATAAAATAAGAAAAAGGAAGGCAGGCGTTCAACAATGA
- a CDS encoding YwbE family protein yields the protein MNEGQQRANIQTGADVEIVLKKDQRTGKRTKGTVKEILTNAPTHPHGIKVKLMDDQVGRVKKVNA from the coding sequence ATGAATGAGGGGCAGCAACGAGCCAACATCCAGACTGGCGCTGACGTCGAAATCGTATTAAAAAAAGACCAACGAACGGGAAAAAGAACCAAGGGAACCGTGAAGGAGATTTTAACAAATGCCCCGACGCATCCCCATGGCATTAAAGTGAAATTGATGGATGACCAAGTCGGAAGGGTCAAAAAAGTGAATGCTTGA
- a CDS encoding MFS transporter: MSYIVYVRHGGGVALINMPIMTTGINALPDALVAHGMAIINTARQFGGSLGLTFTISFISRQAAESGTTDALNFLEGVSHAFFVAFLFAVAGIVLAFMLKKNR, encoded by the coding sequence GTGAGCTATATTGTTTATGTTCGCCATGGGGGGGGCGTCGCGCTCATTAACATGCCGATTATGACGACGGGCATTAACGCATTGCCGGATGCCTTGGTCGCCCACGGCATGGCGATTATCAATACAGCCCGTCAATTCGGGGGATCATTAGGTCTCACCTTTACTATTTCATTCATCAGCCGGCAAGCCGCTGAAAGTGGAACTACAGATGCGCTGAACTTTTTGGAAGGCGTGTCTCATGCCTTTTTTGTCGCCTTTTTGTTTGCGGTTGCAGGTATTGTGCTCGCTTTTATGCTAAAAAAGAATCGTTAA
- a CDS encoding IS4 family transposase, with protein MDKDTTTTTFKEALHPLNITKILQEFLGLDRYVKKFTFEKWVALMIFAQIEQIPSGKQLALKLNNKEELQKCLNLSSISASQLSRRSRTIDSDVNQALFTDVVSRMKREIHPRDRLQVMSPIYLVDASIIPLCLSLCRWATYRPKQGKGGLKIHMKVACLPDGTAPEDAVLKPAIHADRTEMNELITEEGALYLFDRGYNDYEAFDRYCDPDINIRFITRVKSNAVFDVIEELPVNPDGPITRHARIRLGGGKKKMKHPLRLIETHDSEGNLIQLITNDKAYETEDLGELYRKRWHIELFFKWAKQHLQIQSFYGTSPNAVYNQIWMALITYCLLRLLQARTGCTQSLFHLLLCVRDNCFKPFQELVKHLHRKPTRTSKGRQRSDPEREFRRFVELVEKEGMESAEALYADIHCG; from the coding sequence ATGGACAAGGATACCACAACAACCACATTTAAAGAAGCCTTACACCCATTAAATATCACGAAGATATTGCAGGAATTTTTAGGCTTAGATCGATACGTTAAGAAATTTACGTTTGAAAAATGGGTCGCTTTGATGATTTTTGCCCAGATTGAGCAAATTCCGAGCGGCAAGCAGTTAGCGTTAAAACTCAACAACAAGGAAGAACTCCAAAAATGCTTGAATCTTTCTTCAATCAGTGCTTCGCAGCTTTCGCGTCGGTCTCGTACCATAGATTCCGATGTTAATCAGGCCTTATTTACCGATGTCGTGAGCCGAATGAAGCGAGAGATTCATCCTCGTGATCGCTTGCAGGTGATGAGCCCCATCTATCTTGTGGATGCTTCAATCATTCCGCTCTGCCTTTCCCTCTGTCGATGGGCGACCTATCGTCCCAAACAGGGAAAGGGCGGCCTGAAAATTCATATGAAGGTGGCTTGTCTTCCGGATGGAACCGCACCAGAGGACGCTGTTCTCAAGCCGGCCATTCATGCCGATCGTACGGAAATGAATGAGCTGATCACGGAAGAAGGCGCTCTGTACTTGTTTGATCGTGGCTACAATGATTATGAAGCCTTTGATCGGTACTGTGACCCGGACATCAATATTCGATTCATCACCCGTGTCAAAAGCAATGCAGTGTTCGATGTGATCGAAGAACTTCCGGTGAATCCGGACGGCCCCATTACCCGTCATGCTCGTATTCGGTTAGGCGGCGGGAAAAAGAAAATGAAGCATCCCCTGCGCTTAATTGAAACGCATGACAGTGAAGGCAATCTCATTCAACTCATCACAAACGACAAAGCGTATGAGACCGAGGACTTAGGCGAGCTTTATCGCAAGCGCTGGCATATTGAACTCTTTTTCAAATGGGCCAAGCAGCACTTACAAATCCAATCGTTTTACGGAACGAGCCCCAATGCTGTGTATAACCAAATTTGGATGGCATTAATCACTTATTGCTTGCTTCGGCTTCTTCAGGCACGGACAGGTTGTACACAATCGCTGTTCCATCTGTTGCTCTGTGTACGGGATAATTGCTTCAAGCCCTTCCAAGAACTGGTGAAACATCTGCATCGCAAGCCTACGCGAACGAGCAAAGGACGGCAACGATCCGACCCTGAAAGGGAATTCCGGCGGTTTGTCGAGCTTGTGGAGAAGGAGGGAATGGAAAGCGCGGAGGCTTTATATGCAGATATTCACTGTGGATAA
- a CDS encoding M20 family metallo-hydrolase, with product MRIDLQRLMETINTSAAMGATENGGLHRLTLANEDTEMRGTFVHWLETAGLEVTVDDFGNIYGRREGTNPDLSPVVIGSHLDTQPYGGKYDGVIGVLAALEVIRTLNDEDIKTERPIVIVNFTNEEGARFTPPLLGSGAVIGDLSKTTVYDTKDAEGTRFETALYESGYQGEEVHRLREAHAFVELHIEQGPVLEQKQKSIGVVQGIQGLAWLTVHVKGEADHAGTTPMSGRKDALVAASAMVTALSRYAASVEELVITVGTLQVAPSAPNVVPSDAAFTIDMRHPDDHMRKGVPMAIRKIIADTSKMYNVDFELETKYQAETVHFPERIQNVLLKETSSLEYESEKFYSGASHDAKNMSSIAETGMIFVPSVNGKSHHEEEYTNDADIEKGANVLLRATKRLADENE from the coding sequence ATGAGGATCGATTTGCAACGGCTTATGGAAACGATAAATACGAGTGCGGCGATGGGCGCGACTGAAAACGGCGGTTTACATCGGCTTACCCTCGCTAATGAGGACACAGAAATGCGTGGCACGTTCGTTCATTGGCTGGAGACCGCGGGTCTTGAGGTTACAGTCGATGATTTCGGAAACATTTACGGGCGGCGCGAAGGCACAAATCCCGACCTTTCGCCGGTAGTGATCGGATCACACTTGGACACCCAACCTTATGGCGGGAAATATGATGGGGTCATCGGTGTGCTCGCGGCATTGGAAGTGATTCGCACGCTGAATGATGAGGATATAAAAACAGAACGTCCAATCGTAATCGTTAATTTTACGAATGAGGAAGGAGCACGTTTTACACCTCCTTTGCTCGGTTCCGGGGCTGTGATTGGCGATTTGTCGAAAACAACCGTCTATGACACGAAAGATGCCGAGGGAACGCGTTTTGAAACGGCACTATACGAATCCGGTTACCAAGGCGAAGAAGTTCATCGCTTAAGAGAGGCACATGCATTCGTGGAATTACATATTGAACAAGGACCGGTGCTTGAACAAAAACAAAAAAGTATTGGCGTCGTCCAGGGGATTCAAGGGTTGGCCTGGCTGACTGTGCATGTCAAAGGGGAGGCGGATCACGCCGGAACGACGCCGATGTCCGGACGTAAAGATGCGCTCGTTGCAGCGTCTGCCATGGTTACCGCTTTATCCAGGTATGCAGCGTCTGTCGAAGAATTGGTGATCACGGTCGGCACGTTGCAAGTCGCGCCAAGTGCCCCGAATGTCGTTCCAAGTGATGCCGCCTTCACCATTGATATGCGCCATCCCGATGACCATATGCGGAAAGGGGTTCCGATGGCCATTCGCAAAATTATAGCCGATACGTCGAAAATGTATAACGTGGATTTTGAGTTGGAAACGAAGTATCAAGCGGAGACCGTTCATTTTCCCGAAAGGATTCAAAACGTCCTTTTAAAGGAAACGTCATCGCTTGAATATGAATCGGAAAAATTTTACAGCGGAGCTTCCCATGATGCGAAAAACATGAGCAGCATTGCGGAAACGGGTATGATTTTTGTGCCTAGTGTGAACGGAAAAAGTCATCATGAAGAGGAATACACGAATGATGCTGACATCGAAAAAGGGGCGAATGTGTTGCTGCGGGCAACAAAGCGGTTGGCAGACGAAAACGAATAA
- a CDS encoding GNAT family N-acetyltransferase has product MTYTIREMKEGDEQGIARVHVDSWNTTYQGIVPQGYLDRLHVKEQEQKWETILREYPGKSNFGVVAVNEASEIVGFAICGQADEKEPVDGELKSIYILENDQQHGIGRVLLRHVLANFHERGWETFMTVALADNPSFPFYKKLNPHYLRLDTWTVDGVELKEWVMAFHVAEVEALLR; this is encoded by the coding sequence ATGACTTATACGATTCGAGAAATGAAAGAAGGCGATGAACAAGGCATTGCTCGTGTACATGTGGATAGTTGGAACACGACTTATCAAGGCATCGTTCCCCAAGGGTATTTGGACCGTTTACACGTAAAAGAGCAAGAACAAAAGTGGGAAACAATCCTCCGTGAATACCCCGGGAAATCCAACTTTGGAGTCGTTGCTGTTAATGAAGCATCAGAGATTGTCGGTTTTGCCATCTGCGGTCAAGCTGATGAAAAAGAACCGGTGGATGGGGAATTAAAATCCATTTATATACTCGAAAACGATCAACAACACGGGATCGGCCGCGTGCTTCTTCGTCATGTCCTCGCTAATTTTCATGAAAGAGGATGGGAAACATTTATGACTGTGGCGCTTGCCGATAACCCTTCTTTTCCATTCTATAAAAAGTTGAACCCCCATTATTTACGACTGGATACATGGACGGTGGATGGTGTGGAACTCAAGGAATGGGTAATGGCGTTTCATGTAGCCGAAGTAGAAGCGTTGCTTCGATGA
- a CDS encoding peptidoglycan-binding protein — translation MLKLQATKRLRNYGLSAVAAGFVFFAGPIAADASDGDGSDFGSELLTDGIENSHVEKLQDLLVTEGYLQESDANGVYDEATTNAVTNYQEEQQLLVDGMAGVQTLGALKVLGKGAENELVADLQGTLQDTGYYNGSVDGYYDVDTHDSVKSFQSDADIAVDGLAGPETFGALYYGISEATEEDDDAVEEETEATEEDDDAVEEETEATEEDDDAVEEEAEATEEDDDAVEEETEATEEDDDAVEEETEATEEDEDAVEEAEATEEDDDAVEEEAEATEEDEDAVEEEAEATEEDDDAVEEEAEATEDDEGSDAEGETYTMEATAYTADCEGCSGVTAEGTDLNNNRDANVVAVDPEVIELGSTVHVEGYGEAVADDVGGDINGERIDLHMATQEEAEQFGVQDVEVTVLD, via the coding sequence GTGCTAAAGCTGCAAGCGACAAAAAGGCTAAGAAACTATGGCTTGTCTGCTGTAGCCGCAGGGTTTGTTTTCTTTGCTGGACCGATAGCCGCTGATGCCAGTGATGGTGATGGCAGTGATTTCGGAAGCGAATTACTTACCGATGGCATAGAAAATAGTCACGTCGAAAAACTACAAGATCTACTCGTCACAGAAGGGTACTTACAAGAAAGTGACGCGAACGGTGTGTACGATGAAGCAACAACCAATGCCGTTACCAACTATCAAGAAGAACAGCAATTACTTGTTGATGGCATGGCAGGTGTTCAAACACTCGGCGCACTAAAAGTACTTGGTAAAGGTGCCGAAAATGAACTAGTTGCCGATTTACAAGGAACGCTGCAAGACACCGGTTATTATAACGGTTCAGTAGATGGATATTATGATGTGGATACGCACGATTCCGTTAAATCTTTCCAATCTGACGCTGACATTGCTGTTGACGGCTTGGCCGGTCCTGAAACATTCGGAGCGTTATACTACGGAATTTCCGAAGCAACCGAAGAAGATGATGACGCAGTAGAAGAAGAGACGGAAGCAACCGAAGAAGATGATGACGCAGTAGAAGAAGAGACGGAAGCAACGGAAGAAGATGACGACGCAGTAGAAGAAGAAGCGGAAGCAACCGAAGAAGATGATGACGCAGTAGAAGAAGAGACGGAAGCAACCGAAGAAGATGACGACGCAGTAGAAGAAGAGACGGAAGCAACCGAAGAAGACGAAGACGCAGTAGAAGAAGCCGAAGCAACGGAAGAAGATGACGACGCAGTAGAAGAAGAAGCCGAAGCAACGGAAGAAGACGAAGATGCAGTAGAAGAAGAAGCCGAAGCAACGGAAGAAGATGACGACGCAGTAGAAGAAGAAGCGGAAGCAACGGAAGACGACGAAGGTTCAGATGCGGAAGGCGAAACATATACAATGGAAGCTACCGCGTACACCGCTGACTGCGAAGGTTGCAGCGGTGTCACAGCAGAAGGCACTGACTTGAACAACAACCGTGACGCAAACGTCGTAGCGGTTGACCCTGAGGTCATCGAACTCGGCTCCACTGTCCATGTCGAAGGATATGGCGAAGCCGTTGCAGATGATGTTGGTGGCGACATCAATGGTGAACGAATCGATCTTCATATGGCAACTCAAGAAGAAGCCGAACAGTTTGGTGTTCAGGATGTTGAAGTTACGGTACTAGATTAA
- a CDS encoding SE1832 family protein gives MTAKELEDELNLLKSDYVRIQGDMDKLESIGGNVRPATRQLRYLEDEISRVREQLKEPKQ, from the coding sequence ATGACAGCAAAAGAATTGGAAGATGAATTAAATCTATTGAAATCGGATTATGTTCGCATTCAGGGAGACATGGATAAATTGGAGTCCATCGGTGGTAACGTTCGGCCGGCGACACGGCAATTACGGTATTTAGAGGATGAGATCAGCCGTGTTCGTGAACAACTAAAAGAACCGAAACAGTAA
- a CDS encoding NCS2 family permease, whose protein sequence is MLQKLFRLREHDTTIKQELVAGMTIFFAAAHIIIVNPTILADSGIPFQYAMIATVIVTVIGSLLMGLYANVPLALAPGMGINAFFVYTLVQGYDLSWQMGLAVVIVSGLLLMVATFTPIAAKLSDAVPVSLKYSISAGIGLLLVMIGLQMGQVIVGDPETLISLAPLDSPSLAFTLFGLLLILILYVKKVRGAFVIGLLLTTAVIYLTGFGGEAESEPLDLGGYLGIFTAADFNGLLHAPFWMAVFSLTLLVLFDTLGLVHGLVPYNKDVNKVYQSSAINAGISGFFGTSPTVLVVESAAGIAEGGKTGLTAVTAGFLFLTSFAVMPYISAIPEAAIAPILIIVGMSMAEKLRDIPGDFTEWFPAGLTAILIPLTHSIIDGLAAGFILYPLLKWVTGRRSEVHPYQYVIALLFICNYVLLII, encoded by the coding sequence ATGTTGCAAAAGCTATTTCGACTAAGAGAACATGATACAACCATCAAACAAGAATTGGTCGCTGGTATGACCATTTTTTTTGCAGCTGCACACATCATTATTGTCAATCCGACGATTTTAGCTGATAGTGGCATCCCCTTTCAGTATGCCATGATCGCGACGGTCATTGTCACCGTTATTGGCAGTTTGCTGATGGGATTATATGCGAATGTTCCTCTCGCGCTAGCGCCGGGCATGGGTATTAACGCATTTTTTGTGTATACGTTGGTCCAAGGGTATGACTTAAGCTGGCAAATGGGGCTTGCCGTGGTCATTGTATCGGGTCTCCTCCTCATGGTTGCCACGTTTACGCCAATCGCGGCCAAATTGTCCGATGCTGTGCCGGTATCGTTAAAATACAGCATCAGTGCAGGGATCGGTTTGCTGCTAGTAATGATTGGCTTGCAAATGGGCCAAGTGATTGTAGGGGACCCTGAAACGTTAATCAGCCTCGCGCCGCTTGATTCCCCGTCGCTGGCATTTACGCTGTTCGGTTTATTGCTGATCTTAATTCTTTATGTAAAAAAGGTAAGAGGCGCATTTGTGATTGGGCTATTATTAACCACAGCAGTCATTTATTTAACGGGATTCGGCGGTGAAGCGGAGAGTGAACCGCTGGATTTGGGCGGCTATCTCGGTATTTTTACCGCTGCCGATTTTAACGGGCTATTGCACGCTCCTTTTTGGATGGCGGTCTTTTCGCTGACGCTCCTGGTTCTTTTTGATACATTGGGGCTTGTGCATGGACTGGTACCATACAATAAAGATGTTAATAAAGTGTATCAAAGCAGTGCTATTAACGCCGGGATCAGCGGCTTTTTCGGTACCTCGCCGACGGTGCTGGTTGTCGAGAGTGCGGCGGGAATTGCTGAAGGAGGAAAAACAGGATTGACCGCTGTGACCGCAGGCTTTCTTTTCCTGACAAGCTTTGCGGTGATGCCGTATATTTCCGCAATTCCGGAGGCTGCGATCGCGCCGATTTTAATCATCGTCGGCATGTCGATGGCGGAAAAATTGCGCGATATCCCGGGAGATTTTACCGAATGGTTTCCTGCCGGGTTAACGGCGATCCTCATTCCGCTCACTCACTCCATTATCGACGGGTTAGCCGCCGGCTTCATTCTATATCCGCTGTTGAAATGGGTGACGGGGCGGCGCAGTGAAGTGCACCCTTATCAATACGTGATCGCGTTGTTGTTTATTTGTAATTATGTTCTTTTGATTATATAA
- a CDS encoding Cof-type HAD-IIB family hydrolase → MKLAAIDMDGTLLHTEKEISDQTISTIQRLQQEGHAFIIATGRTLQDAKNIVTTAGIPADGYICANGAIIADRNGHILTEKHLGLHVATDIASWLHERKFYFHMATSEGLYATEDAYQFFLDDLQAYAHEKNDGGKMASAIRDQADRQLNNMEVKMLPAPEDIPSYDFNAYKFLVLSLFPNKLETISDAWEANPSITLTSSGKDNIELMPFDAEKGSGLTLMAKQLGIAPENTIAIGDNYNDLSMFKTAGFSIAMGNAEADVKQYADTETADNDANGVAKAIETHILGIRH, encoded by the coding sequence ATGAAGTTAGCAGCGATCGACATGGACGGGACATTACTACATACAGAGAAAGAGATCAGTGACCAGACGATTTCCACAATTCAGCGCCTTCAGCAAGAGGGGCACGCCTTCATCATCGCTACCGGAAGAACCTTGCAAGACGCAAAAAATATCGTCACAACGGCCGGCATCCCGGCCGACGGTTATATTTGCGCAAACGGTGCAATAATTGCCGACCGGAACGGCCATATTTTAACGGAAAAACACCTCGGTTTGCATGTAGCCACTGATATTGCCTCCTGGCTGCACGAACGGAAATTCTACTTTCATATGGCTACGTCTGAAGGACTTTATGCGACGGAGGACGCCTATCAATTCTTTTTGGATGACCTCCAGGCGTATGCCCACGAAAAAAACGACGGCGGAAAAATGGCATCCGCCATACGGGACCAGGCCGATCGCCAGCTCAACAATATGGAGGTTAAAATGCTTCCGGCTCCCGAAGATATTCCAAGTTATGATTTTAATGCTTATAAATTCCTTGTTCTATCCTTATTCCCTAATAAATTAGAAACCATTAGCGACGCTTGGGAAGCCAATCCAAGCATCACTCTTACCTCTTCAGGCAAGGACAACATTGAACTCATGCCTTTTGATGCCGAGAAAGGCAGCGGCTTGACGTTGATGGCTAAACAGCTGGGCATCGCCCCCGAAAACACGATCGCGATTGGCGATAATTACAACGACCTGTCCATGTTCAAGACCGCTGGTTTCAGCATTGCAATGGGCAACGCGGAAGCGGATGTAAAACAATATGCCGACACAGAAACGGCCGATAATGACGCAAACGGCGTGGCAAAAGCGATTGAAACACACATTTTGGGTATTCGGCATTAA
- a CDS encoding TVP38/TMEM64 family protein, which translates to MDKGKMKGILVGVAMIVIIYMAAQVGEAWSPTRLRDYIEGFGIFAPLFFLLLSGLRPVFFVPASVIGFVGGLLFGLWGGAALAFIGALLAASLGYFMAQYLGGRWIEKKMQGGRLLVFRNQLSRYGFYYVLFLRLIPMLSFDLISYICGFAQTPFLKYIIATAIGVLPGTMVFTLMGSSVAAGDTEMLLLVLGAVLLLLIAGLIYYAVKRRSANI; encoded by the coding sequence ATGGACAAGGGAAAAATGAAAGGAATCTTGGTTGGCGTAGCTATGATCGTGATCATTTATATGGCTGCGCAAGTCGGCGAAGCTTGGAGTCCGACACGTCTCCGTGATTATATCGAAGGGTTTGGGATTTTTGCGCCATTGTTTTTTCTTCTTCTCAGTGGTTTACGTCCTGTCTTTTTTGTTCCCGCTTCTGTTATAGGTTTTGTCGGCGGGCTGCTGTTTGGTTTGTGGGGTGGAGCGGCACTTGCCTTTATCGGTGCACTGCTTGCTGCTTCCCTGGGCTATTTTATGGCACAATATCTCGGAGGCCGTTGGATCGAAAAAAAGATGCAGGGTGGTCGTTTGCTCGTTTTTCGAAACCAACTGTCACGCTACGGGTTTTACTACGTGTTATTTTTACGGCTCATTCCGATGCTCAGCTTTGATCTGATCAGTTATATTTGCGGATTCGCGCAAACGCCTTTTCTCAAATATATCATAGCGACAGCGATTGGCGTTTTGCCTGGGACGATGGTTTTCACCTTGATGGGCAGCAGTGTAGCTGCCGGAGACACGGAAATGTTGCTTCTCGTACTTGGGGCAGTGCTTCTTTTGCTTATTGCCGGGTTGATTTATTATGCTGTCAAACGACGGTCCGCTAATATATAA